The Primulina huaijiensis isolate GDHJ02 chromosome 12, ASM1229523v2, whole genome shotgun sequence genome has a window encoding:
- the LOC140989491 gene encoding phosphoinositide phospholipase C 6-like isoform X2: protein MGSYNYYKMFGCFNRKFKISEAEPPPDVREAFGRYSDGGAYMKADQLLKFLVEYQQEVDCTAADAEAIMQGVFRHRHHSAKRPRPGLTLDDFFHFLFQDDLNNPILYQVHQDMTAPLQHYFIYTGHNSYLTGNQLSSDCSEIPIIKSLENGVRGIELDLWPNSAKDKIHVLHGRTLTTPIPLMKCLKSIKEHAFVKSPYPVIITLEDHLTPELQAKVAEMVIQIFGDLLYYPESGCLDEFLSPEELKHKIILSTKPPKEYLESKITKDQDTLSPREKDSSDDDLSTRGRGMSEPTAEPEADVKNDSGRDNEDINFIEKKSGNITAPEFKRLTAIDTEKVKLGLMPAIRNGSDHGNESGSIMDLDIPSPIEKDISKDELSFREMLDPSAKLEAEVEGDSYQDDIDHIQQKSSNMSTPEFKRLTAINSGNLQEDLWHTPRTDCDIVNPKEYLGRKDTMEQDISSPRGKDFLEDEVSFREMLDPTSVLLTNNKCDSNQDGIDPIQQKPVNMAAPEFKRLTAFNTEKAKDDLRYMLRNDFSFDDPEEYLETKDAKDQHILSPMEKDSYEDELSLRETSDPSSELEADVKNESDRDNMDSMQHKSGNMGVPEFRRLTAIHTGKSKKGLRHALSNDSYLVNPKNTKYHQDISFEVELSLSTFPAAEPEADDKSDSDQEDEDIGFARQKSGNISAPEYKRLIAIHAGKVKKGLRHALRNVSGKVNRLSLSEQTLERAAGSYPMDVVRFSQKNILRVFPKGTRVTSSNFDPTIGWMHGAQMIAFNMQGYGKSLWTMHGMFRSNGGCGYVKKPDILMKRGPNDVVFDPKIPLPVKKTLKVKVYMGDGWRLDFSHTHFDSFSPPDFYTKVQIIGVPADAAKRKTRIIEDDWGPYWDEEFSFPLSVPELALLRIEVREHDMSDKDDFGGQTCLPIPELKPGIRAVPLHDKKGQKLKSVRLLMRFQFQ, encoded by the exons ATGGGTAGCTACAATTATTACAAAATGTTTGGGTGTTTCAATCGGAAGTTCAAGATCAGCGAGGCCGAGCCGCCGCCGGACGTGAGGGAGGCATTTGGCCGGTACTCAGATGGCGGGGCCTACATGAAGGCGGATCAGCTTTTGAAGTTTTTGGTTGAGTATCAGCAGGAGGTGGACTGCACGGCTGCTGATGCGGAGGCGATCATGCAGGGAGTGTTCCGTCACCGCCACCATTCGGCTAAGCGCCCGCGCCCAGGCCTTACCCTTGATGACTTCTTCCATTTTCTATTCCAAGATGATCTTAACAATCCAATTCTCTATCAG GTACACCAAGATATGACTGCACCATTGCAACATTATTTCATATATACAGGTCACAATTCCTACTTAACTGGAAACCAATTAAGCAGTGACTGTAGTGAAATCCCAATCATTAAATCTCTGGAAAATGGTGTGAGGGGAATAGAACTCGACTTATGGCCTAATTCTGCAAAAGATAAAATTCATGTTCTTCATGGAAG AACTCTAACAACTCCCATACCACTCATGAAATGCTTGAAGTCCATTAAAGAGCATGCTTTTGTTAAATCCCCATACCCGGTAATAATCACTTTAGAGGACCATCTAACACCGGAACTTCAAGCTAAAGTTGCAGAG ATGGTTATACAAATTTTTGGAGACTTGCTCTATTACCCCGAGTCAGGATGCTTGGATGAATTTCTATCTCCTGAAGAATTGAAGCATAAAATTATACTTTCAACCAAACCACCCAAAGAGTACCTAGAATCAAAGATTACCAAGGATCAAGATACCTTGTCGCCAAGGGAAAAAGATTCATCTGACGATGACTTGTCAACGAGGGGGAGGGGGATGTCAGAACCTACAGCTGAACCTGAAGCCGATGTCAAG AATGATAGCGGTCGAGATAATGAAGATATCAATTTTATTGAGAAAAAATCCGGCAATATTACTGCACCGGAATTTAAGCGCCTAACAGCTATTGACACCGAGAAAGTGAAACTTGGTCTGATGCCTGCAATACGTAATGGTAGCGATCATGGTAACGAATCAGGTAGTATCATGGATCTTGACATTCCATCACCGATTGAAAAAGATATCTCCAAAGATGAATTATCGTTTAGGGAGATGTTAGATCCTTCAGCTAAACTTGAAGCTGAAGTCGAG GGTGATAGTTATCAAGATGATATCGATCACATTCAACAAAAATCAAGCAATATGTCCACGCCAGAATTCAAGCGCCTGACTGCTATTAATTCTGGGAATCTGCAAGAAGACTTGTGGCACACACCAAGGACCGATTGCGATATTGTTAATCCCAAAGAATACCTGGGAAGAAAAGATACCATGGAACAAGATATTTCATCACCAAGGGGAAAAGATTTCTTAGAAGATGAAGTGTCGTTCAGGGAGATGTTGGATCCTACGTCTGTACTTTTAACCAATAACAAG TGTGATAGTAATCAAGATGGCATAGATCCAATTCAACAGAAACCGGTCAATATGGCTGCACCAGAATTTAAACGCCTAACTGCTTTTAATACTGAAAAGGCGAAAGATGACCTGAGGTATATGCTGAGaaatgattttagttttgatgatCCGGAAGAATATCTAGAAACAAAGGATGCCAAGGATCAACATATTTTATCACCAATGGAAAAGGATTCATACGAAGATGAATTATCATTGAGAGAGACGTCAGATCCGTCATCTGAACTTGAAGCCGATGTCAAG AATGAGAGTGATCGAGACAACATGGATTCCATGCAACATAAGTCAGGCAATATGGGTGTGCCAGAATTTAGACGTTTGACTGCTATTCATACTGGGAAGTCGAAGAAAGGATTGCGGCATGCACTGAGCAATGATAGTTATCTAGTTAATCCGAAGAATACCAAGTACCATCAAGATATTTCATTTGAAGTTGAATTATCGTTGAGTACGTTTCCTGCAGCCGAGCCCGAAGCTGATGATAAG AGCGACAGTGATCAAGAAGACGAAGATATTGGTTTTGCTCGACAAAAATCAGGCAATATATCGGCACCAGAATATAAACGGTTGATCGCTATTCATGCCGGGAAGGTGAAAAAGGGTTTGAGGCATGCACTTAGAAATGTCAGTGGTAAAGTTAATCGACTTAGTTTGAGTGAACAAACACTTGAAAGGGCTGCAGGATCTTATCCAATGGATGTTGTCAG GttctcccaaaaaaatattttgagggtgTTTCCAAAGGGAACTCGAGTAACATCATCAAATTTTGACCCAACTATTGGATGGATGCATGGAGCTCAGATGATTGCTTTTAATATGCAG GGATATGGAAAATCTCTATGGACAATGCACGGAATGTTTAGATCTAATGGAGGTTGTGGATATGTGAAGAAACCCGATATACTCATGAAGAGAGGCCCAAATGATGTCGTCTTTGATCCCAAAATACCGTTGCCTGTGAAGAAAACATTAAAG GTAAAAGTGTACATGGGTGATGGATGGCGTTTGGATTTCAGCCACACACACTTCGATTCATTTTCTCCACCGGACTTCTACACAAAG GTTCAAATCATTGGAGTGCCAGCTGATGCAGCAAAACGAAAAACACGGATAATTGAGGACGATTGGGGGCCATATTGGGATGAAGAGTTTTCATTCCCTTTAAGTGTTCCAGAGCTTGCATTGTTGAGAATCGAAGTACGGGAACATGACATGTCAGATAAGGATGACTTTGGCGGGCAGACATGTTTGCCTATCCCGGAATTGAAACCGGGAATACGGGCTGTTCCACTGCATGACAAAAAAGGTCAGAAACTTAAGTCTGTGAGGCTTCTTATGAGGTTTCAGTTTCAATGA
- the LOC140989491 gene encoding uncharacterized protein isoform X4 has translation MKCLKSIKEHAFVKSPYPVIITLEDHLTPELQAKVAEMVIQIFGDLLYYPESGCLDEFLSPEELKHKIILSTKPPKEYLESKITKDQDTLSPREKDSSDDDLSTRGRGMSEPTAEPEADVKNDSGRDNEDINFIEKKSGNITAPEFKRLTAIDTEKVKLGLMPAIRNGSDHGNESGSIMDLDIPSPIEKDISKDELSFREMLDPSAKLEAEVEGDSYQDDIDHIQQKSSNMSTPEFKRLTAINSGNLQEDLWHTPRTDCDIVNPKEYLGRKDTMEQDISSPRGKDFLEDEVSFREMLDPTSVLLTNNKCDSNQDGIDPIQQKPVNMAAPEFKRLTAFNTEKAKDDLRYMLRNDFSFDDPEEYLETKDAKDQHILSPMEKDSYEDELSLRETSDPSSELEADVKSENESDRDNMDSMQHKSGNMGVPEFRRLTAIHTGKSKKGLRHALSNDSYLVNPKNTKYHQDISFEVELSLSTFPAAEPEADDKSDSDQEDEDIGFARQKSGNISAPEYKRLIAIHAGKVKKGLRHALRNVSGKVNRLSLSEQTLERAAGSYPMDVVRFSQKNILRVFPKGTRVTSSNFDPTIGWMHGAQMIAFNMQGYGKSLWTMHGMFRSNGGCGYVKKPDILMKRGPNDVVFDPKIPLPVKKTLKVKVYMGDGWRLDFSHTHFDSFSPPDFYTKVQIIGVPADAAKRKTRIIEDDWGPYWDEEFSFPLSVPELALLRIEVREHDMSDKDDFGGQTCLPIPELKPGIRAVPLHDKKGQKLKSVRLLMRFQFQ, from the exons ATGAAATGCTTGAAGTCCATTAAAGAGCATGCTTTTGTTAAATCCCCATACCCGGTAATAATCACTTTAGAGGACCATCTAACACCGGAACTTCAAGCTAAAGTTGCAGAG ATGGTTATACAAATTTTTGGAGACTTGCTCTATTACCCCGAGTCAGGATGCTTGGATGAATTTCTATCTCCTGAAGAATTGAAGCATAAAATTATACTTTCAACCAAACCACCCAAAGAGTACCTAGAATCAAAGATTACCAAGGATCAAGATACCTTGTCGCCAAGGGAAAAAGATTCATCTGACGATGACTTGTCAACGAGGGGGAGGGGGATGTCAGAACCTACAGCTGAACCTGAAGCCGATGTCAAG AATGATAGCGGTCGAGATAATGAAGATATCAATTTTATTGAGAAAAAATCCGGCAATATTACTGCACCGGAATTTAAGCGCCTAACAGCTATTGACACCGAGAAAGTGAAACTTGGTCTGATGCCTGCAATACGTAATGGTAGCGATCATGGTAACGAATCAGGTAGTATCATGGATCTTGACATTCCATCACCGATTGAAAAAGATATCTCCAAAGATGAATTATCGTTTAGGGAGATGTTAGATCCTTCAGCTAAACTTGAAGCTGAAGTCGAG GGTGATAGTTATCAAGATGATATCGATCACATTCAACAAAAATCAAGCAATATGTCCACGCCAGAATTCAAGCGCCTGACTGCTATTAATTCTGGGAATCTGCAAGAAGACTTGTGGCACACACCAAGGACCGATTGCGATATTGTTAATCCCAAAGAATACCTGGGAAGAAAAGATACCATGGAACAAGATATTTCATCACCAAGGGGAAAAGATTTCTTAGAAGATGAAGTGTCGTTCAGGGAGATGTTGGATCCTACGTCTGTACTTTTAACCAATAACAAG TGTGATAGTAATCAAGATGGCATAGATCCAATTCAACAGAAACCGGTCAATATGGCTGCACCAGAATTTAAACGCCTAACTGCTTTTAATACTGAAAAGGCGAAAGATGACCTGAGGTATATGCTGAGaaatgattttagttttgatgatCCGGAAGAATATCTAGAAACAAAGGATGCCAAGGATCAACATATTTTATCACCAATGGAAAAGGATTCATACGAAGATGAATTATCATTGAGAGAGACGTCAGATCCGTCATCTGAACTTGAAGCCGATGTCAAG AGTGAGAATGAGAGTGATCGAGACAACATGGATTCCATGCAACATAAGTCAGGCAATATGGGTGTGCCAGAATTTAGACGTTTGACTGCTATTCATACTGGGAAGTCGAAGAAAGGATTGCGGCATGCACTGAGCAATGATAGTTATCTAGTTAATCCGAAGAATACCAAGTACCATCAAGATATTTCATTTGAAGTTGAATTATCGTTGAGTACGTTTCCTGCAGCCGAGCCCGAAGCTGATGATAAG AGCGACAGTGATCAAGAAGACGAAGATATTGGTTTTGCTCGACAAAAATCAGGCAATATATCGGCACCAGAATATAAACGGTTGATCGCTATTCATGCCGGGAAGGTGAAAAAGGGTTTGAGGCATGCACTTAGAAATGTCAGTGGTAAAGTTAATCGACTTAGTTTGAGTGAACAAACACTTGAAAGGGCTGCAGGATCTTATCCAATGGATGTTGTCAG GttctcccaaaaaaatattttgagggtgTTTCCAAAGGGAACTCGAGTAACATCATCAAATTTTGACCCAACTATTGGATGGATGCATGGAGCTCAGATGATTGCTTTTAATATGCAG GGATATGGAAAATCTCTATGGACAATGCACGGAATGTTTAGATCTAATGGAGGTTGTGGATATGTGAAGAAACCCGATATACTCATGAAGAGAGGCCCAAATGATGTCGTCTTTGATCCCAAAATACCGTTGCCTGTGAAGAAAACATTAAAG GTAAAAGTGTACATGGGTGATGGATGGCGTTTGGATTTCAGCCACACACACTTCGATTCATTTTCTCCACCGGACTTCTACACAAAG GTTCAAATCATTGGAGTGCCAGCTGATGCAGCAAAACGAAAAACACGGATAATTGAGGACGATTGGGGGCCATATTGGGATGAAGAGTTTTCATTCCCTTTAAGTGTTCCAGAGCTTGCATTGTTGAGAATCGAAGTACGGGAACATGACATGTCAGATAAGGATGACTTTGGCGGGCAGACATGTTTGCCTATCCCGGAATTGAAACCGGGAATACGGGCTGTTCCACTGCATGACAAAAAAGGTCAGAAACTTAAGTCTGTGAGGCTTCTTATGAGGTTTCAGTTTCAATGA
- the LOC140989491 gene encoding phosphoinositide phospholipase C 6-like isoform X1 produces the protein MGSYNYYKMFGCFNRKFKISEAEPPPDVREAFGRYSDGGAYMKADQLLKFLVEYQQEVDCTAADAEAIMQGVFRHRHHSAKRPRPGLTLDDFFHFLFQDDLNNPILYQVHQDMTAPLQHYFIYTGHNSYLTGNQLSSDCSEIPIIKSLENGVRGIELDLWPNSAKDKIHVLHGRTLTTPIPLMKCLKSIKEHAFVKSPYPVIITLEDHLTPELQAKVAEMVIQIFGDLLYYPESGCLDEFLSPEELKHKIILSTKPPKEYLESKITKDQDTLSPREKDSSDDDLSTRGRGMSEPTAEPEADVKNDSGRDNEDINFIEKKSGNITAPEFKRLTAIDTEKVKLGLMPAIRNGSDHGNESGSIMDLDIPSPIEKDISKDELSFREMLDPSAKLEAEVEGDSYQDDIDHIQQKSSNMSTPEFKRLTAINSGNLQEDLWHTPRTDCDIVNPKEYLGRKDTMEQDISSPRGKDFLEDEVSFREMLDPTSVLLTNNKCDSNQDGIDPIQQKPVNMAAPEFKRLTAFNTEKAKDDLRYMLRNDFSFDDPEEYLETKDAKDQHILSPMEKDSYEDELSLRETSDPSSELEADVKSENESDRDNMDSMQHKSGNMGVPEFRRLTAIHTGKSKKGLRHALSNDSYLVNPKNTKYHQDISFEVELSLSTFPAAEPEADDKSDSDQEDEDIGFARQKSGNISAPEYKRLIAIHAGKVKKGLRHALRNVSGKVNRLSLSEQTLERAAGSYPMDVVRFSQKNILRVFPKGTRVTSSNFDPTIGWMHGAQMIAFNMQGYGKSLWTMHGMFRSNGGCGYVKKPDILMKRGPNDVVFDPKIPLPVKKTLKVKVYMGDGWRLDFSHTHFDSFSPPDFYTKVQIIGVPADAAKRKTRIIEDDWGPYWDEEFSFPLSVPELALLRIEVREHDMSDKDDFGGQTCLPIPELKPGIRAVPLHDKKGQKLKSVRLLMRFQFQ, from the exons ATGGGTAGCTACAATTATTACAAAATGTTTGGGTGTTTCAATCGGAAGTTCAAGATCAGCGAGGCCGAGCCGCCGCCGGACGTGAGGGAGGCATTTGGCCGGTACTCAGATGGCGGGGCCTACATGAAGGCGGATCAGCTTTTGAAGTTTTTGGTTGAGTATCAGCAGGAGGTGGACTGCACGGCTGCTGATGCGGAGGCGATCATGCAGGGAGTGTTCCGTCACCGCCACCATTCGGCTAAGCGCCCGCGCCCAGGCCTTACCCTTGATGACTTCTTCCATTTTCTATTCCAAGATGATCTTAACAATCCAATTCTCTATCAG GTACACCAAGATATGACTGCACCATTGCAACATTATTTCATATATACAGGTCACAATTCCTACTTAACTGGAAACCAATTAAGCAGTGACTGTAGTGAAATCCCAATCATTAAATCTCTGGAAAATGGTGTGAGGGGAATAGAACTCGACTTATGGCCTAATTCTGCAAAAGATAAAATTCATGTTCTTCATGGAAG AACTCTAACAACTCCCATACCACTCATGAAATGCTTGAAGTCCATTAAAGAGCATGCTTTTGTTAAATCCCCATACCCGGTAATAATCACTTTAGAGGACCATCTAACACCGGAACTTCAAGCTAAAGTTGCAGAG ATGGTTATACAAATTTTTGGAGACTTGCTCTATTACCCCGAGTCAGGATGCTTGGATGAATTTCTATCTCCTGAAGAATTGAAGCATAAAATTATACTTTCAACCAAACCACCCAAAGAGTACCTAGAATCAAAGATTACCAAGGATCAAGATACCTTGTCGCCAAGGGAAAAAGATTCATCTGACGATGACTTGTCAACGAGGGGGAGGGGGATGTCAGAACCTACAGCTGAACCTGAAGCCGATGTCAAG AATGATAGCGGTCGAGATAATGAAGATATCAATTTTATTGAGAAAAAATCCGGCAATATTACTGCACCGGAATTTAAGCGCCTAACAGCTATTGACACCGAGAAAGTGAAACTTGGTCTGATGCCTGCAATACGTAATGGTAGCGATCATGGTAACGAATCAGGTAGTATCATGGATCTTGACATTCCATCACCGATTGAAAAAGATATCTCCAAAGATGAATTATCGTTTAGGGAGATGTTAGATCCTTCAGCTAAACTTGAAGCTGAAGTCGAG GGTGATAGTTATCAAGATGATATCGATCACATTCAACAAAAATCAAGCAATATGTCCACGCCAGAATTCAAGCGCCTGACTGCTATTAATTCTGGGAATCTGCAAGAAGACTTGTGGCACACACCAAGGACCGATTGCGATATTGTTAATCCCAAAGAATACCTGGGAAGAAAAGATACCATGGAACAAGATATTTCATCACCAAGGGGAAAAGATTTCTTAGAAGATGAAGTGTCGTTCAGGGAGATGTTGGATCCTACGTCTGTACTTTTAACCAATAACAAG TGTGATAGTAATCAAGATGGCATAGATCCAATTCAACAGAAACCGGTCAATATGGCTGCACCAGAATTTAAACGCCTAACTGCTTTTAATACTGAAAAGGCGAAAGATGACCTGAGGTATATGCTGAGaaatgattttagttttgatgatCCGGAAGAATATCTAGAAACAAAGGATGCCAAGGATCAACATATTTTATCACCAATGGAAAAGGATTCATACGAAGATGAATTATCATTGAGAGAGACGTCAGATCCGTCATCTGAACTTGAAGCCGATGTCAAG AGTGAGAATGAGAGTGATCGAGACAACATGGATTCCATGCAACATAAGTCAGGCAATATGGGTGTGCCAGAATTTAGACGTTTGACTGCTATTCATACTGGGAAGTCGAAGAAAGGATTGCGGCATGCACTGAGCAATGATAGTTATCTAGTTAATCCGAAGAATACCAAGTACCATCAAGATATTTCATTTGAAGTTGAATTATCGTTGAGTACGTTTCCTGCAGCCGAGCCCGAAGCTGATGATAAG AGCGACAGTGATCAAGAAGACGAAGATATTGGTTTTGCTCGACAAAAATCAGGCAATATATCGGCACCAGAATATAAACGGTTGATCGCTATTCATGCCGGGAAGGTGAAAAAGGGTTTGAGGCATGCACTTAGAAATGTCAGTGGTAAAGTTAATCGACTTAGTTTGAGTGAACAAACACTTGAAAGGGCTGCAGGATCTTATCCAATGGATGTTGTCAG GttctcccaaaaaaatattttgagggtgTTTCCAAAGGGAACTCGAGTAACATCATCAAATTTTGACCCAACTATTGGATGGATGCATGGAGCTCAGATGATTGCTTTTAATATGCAG GGATATGGAAAATCTCTATGGACAATGCACGGAATGTTTAGATCTAATGGAGGTTGTGGATATGTGAAGAAACCCGATATACTCATGAAGAGAGGCCCAAATGATGTCGTCTTTGATCCCAAAATACCGTTGCCTGTGAAGAAAACATTAAAG GTAAAAGTGTACATGGGTGATGGATGGCGTTTGGATTTCAGCCACACACACTTCGATTCATTTTCTCCACCGGACTTCTACACAAAG GTTCAAATCATTGGAGTGCCAGCTGATGCAGCAAAACGAAAAACACGGATAATTGAGGACGATTGGGGGCCATATTGGGATGAAGAGTTTTCATTCCCTTTAAGTGTTCCAGAGCTTGCATTGTTGAGAATCGAAGTACGGGAACATGACATGTCAGATAAGGATGACTTTGGCGGGCAGACATGTTTGCCTATCCCGGAATTGAAACCGGGAATACGGGCTGTTCCACTGCATGACAAAAAAGGTCAGAAACTTAAGTCTGTGAGGCTTCTTATGAGGTTTCAGTTTCAATGA
- the LOC140989491 gene encoding phosphoinositide phospholipase C 6-like isoform X3, translating into MGSYNYYKMFGCFNRKFKISEAEPPPDVREAFGRYSDGGAYMKADQLLKFLVEYQQEVDCTAADAEAIMQGVFRHRHHSAKRPRPGLTLDDFFHFLFQDDLNNPILYQVHQDMTAPLQHYFIYTGHNSYLTGNQLSSDCSEIPIIKSLENGVRGIELDLWPNSAKDKIHVLHGRTLTTPIPLMKCLKSIKEHAFVKSPYPVIITLEDHLTPELQAKVAEMVIQIFGDLLYYPESGCLDEFLSPEELKHKIILSTKPPKEYLESKITKDQDTLSPREKDSSDDDLSTRGRGMSEPTAEPEADVKGDSYQDDIDHIQQKSSNMSTPEFKRLTAINSGNLQEDLWHTPRTDCDIVNPKEYLGRKDTMEQDISSPRGKDFLEDEVSFREMLDPTSVLLTNNKCDSNQDGIDPIQQKPVNMAAPEFKRLTAFNTEKAKDDLRYMLRNDFSFDDPEEYLETKDAKDQHILSPMEKDSYEDELSLRETSDPSSELEADVKSENESDRDNMDSMQHKSGNMGVPEFRRLTAIHTGKSKKGLRHALSNDSYLVNPKNTKYHQDISFEVELSLSTFPAAEPEADDKSDSDQEDEDIGFARQKSGNISAPEYKRLIAIHAGKVKKGLRHALRNVSGKVNRLSLSEQTLERAAGSYPMDVVRFSQKNILRVFPKGTRVTSSNFDPTIGWMHGAQMIAFNMQGYGKSLWTMHGMFRSNGGCGYVKKPDILMKRGPNDVVFDPKIPLPVKKTLKVKVYMGDGWRLDFSHTHFDSFSPPDFYTKVQIIGVPADAAKRKTRIIEDDWGPYWDEEFSFPLSVPELALLRIEVREHDMSDKDDFGGQTCLPIPELKPGIRAVPLHDKKGQKLKSVRLLMRFQFQ; encoded by the exons ATGGGTAGCTACAATTATTACAAAATGTTTGGGTGTTTCAATCGGAAGTTCAAGATCAGCGAGGCCGAGCCGCCGCCGGACGTGAGGGAGGCATTTGGCCGGTACTCAGATGGCGGGGCCTACATGAAGGCGGATCAGCTTTTGAAGTTTTTGGTTGAGTATCAGCAGGAGGTGGACTGCACGGCTGCTGATGCGGAGGCGATCATGCAGGGAGTGTTCCGTCACCGCCACCATTCGGCTAAGCGCCCGCGCCCAGGCCTTACCCTTGATGACTTCTTCCATTTTCTATTCCAAGATGATCTTAACAATCCAATTCTCTATCAG GTACACCAAGATATGACTGCACCATTGCAACATTATTTCATATATACAGGTCACAATTCCTACTTAACTGGAAACCAATTAAGCAGTGACTGTAGTGAAATCCCAATCATTAAATCTCTGGAAAATGGTGTGAGGGGAATAGAACTCGACTTATGGCCTAATTCTGCAAAAGATAAAATTCATGTTCTTCATGGAAG AACTCTAACAACTCCCATACCACTCATGAAATGCTTGAAGTCCATTAAAGAGCATGCTTTTGTTAAATCCCCATACCCGGTAATAATCACTTTAGAGGACCATCTAACACCGGAACTTCAAGCTAAAGTTGCAGAG ATGGTTATACAAATTTTTGGAGACTTGCTCTATTACCCCGAGTCAGGATGCTTGGATGAATTTCTATCTCCTGAAGAATTGAAGCATAAAATTATACTTTCAACCAAACCACCCAAAGAGTACCTAGAATCAAAGATTACCAAGGATCAAGATACCTTGTCGCCAAGGGAAAAAGATTCATCTGACGATGACTTGTCAACGAGGGGGAGGGGGATGTCAGAACCTACAGCTGAACCTGAAGCCGATGTCAAG GGTGATAGTTATCAAGATGATATCGATCACATTCAACAAAAATCAAGCAATATGTCCACGCCAGAATTCAAGCGCCTGACTGCTATTAATTCTGGGAATCTGCAAGAAGACTTGTGGCACACACCAAGGACCGATTGCGATATTGTTAATCCCAAAGAATACCTGGGAAGAAAAGATACCATGGAACAAGATATTTCATCACCAAGGGGAAAAGATTTCTTAGAAGATGAAGTGTCGTTCAGGGAGATGTTGGATCCTACGTCTGTACTTTTAACCAATAACAAG TGTGATAGTAATCAAGATGGCATAGATCCAATTCAACAGAAACCGGTCAATATGGCTGCACCAGAATTTAAACGCCTAACTGCTTTTAATACTGAAAAGGCGAAAGATGACCTGAGGTATATGCTGAGaaatgattttagttttgatgatCCGGAAGAATATCTAGAAACAAAGGATGCCAAGGATCAACATATTTTATCACCAATGGAAAAGGATTCATACGAAGATGAATTATCATTGAGAGAGACGTCAGATCCGTCATCTGAACTTGAAGCCGATGTCAAG AGTGAGAATGAGAGTGATCGAGACAACATGGATTCCATGCAACATAAGTCAGGCAATATGGGTGTGCCAGAATTTAGACGTTTGACTGCTATTCATACTGGGAAGTCGAAGAAAGGATTGCGGCATGCACTGAGCAATGATAGTTATCTAGTTAATCCGAAGAATACCAAGTACCATCAAGATATTTCATTTGAAGTTGAATTATCGTTGAGTACGTTTCCTGCAGCCGAGCCCGAAGCTGATGATAAG AGCGACAGTGATCAAGAAGACGAAGATATTGGTTTTGCTCGACAAAAATCAGGCAATATATCGGCACCAGAATATAAACGGTTGATCGCTATTCATGCCGGGAAGGTGAAAAAGGGTTTGAGGCATGCACTTAGAAATGTCAGTGGTAAAGTTAATCGACTTAGTTTGAGTGAACAAACACTTGAAAGGGCTGCAGGATCTTATCCAATGGATGTTGTCAG GttctcccaaaaaaatattttgagggtgTTTCCAAAGGGAACTCGAGTAACATCATCAAATTTTGACCCAACTATTGGATGGATGCATGGAGCTCAGATGATTGCTTTTAATATGCAG GGATATGGAAAATCTCTATGGACAATGCACGGAATGTTTAGATCTAATGGAGGTTGTGGATATGTGAAGAAACCCGATATACTCATGAAGAGAGGCCCAAATGATGTCGTCTTTGATCCCAAAATACCGTTGCCTGTGAAGAAAACATTAAAG GTAAAAGTGTACATGGGTGATGGATGGCGTTTGGATTTCAGCCACACACACTTCGATTCATTTTCTCCACCGGACTTCTACACAAAG GTTCAAATCATTGGAGTGCCAGCTGATGCAGCAAAACGAAAAACACGGATAATTGAGGACGATTGGGGGCCATATTGGGATGAAGAGTTTTCATTCCCTTTAAGTGTTCCAGAGCTTGCATTGTTGAGAATCGAAGTACGGGAACATGACATGTCAGATAAGGATGACTTTGGCGGGCAGACATGTTTGCCTATCCCGGAATTGAAACCGGGAATACGGGCTGTTCCACTGCATGACAAAAAAGGTCAGAAACTTAAGTCTGTGAGGCTTCTTATGAGGTTTCAGTTTCAATGA